The following coding sequences are from one Streptomyces dengpaensis window:
- a CDS encoding PH domain-containing protein encodes MTTPTPGTGEAVREEKPLAERRLHPVTPFRRAWAPVAVLAGWAVHDPNQAQEQLTGLTTTALVAGLAVFVPGAALYGFLSWWFTHFAVTDTELRIRTGLLFRRTAHIRLDRLQAVDVTQPLLARVAGVAKLKLDVIGTDAKDELAYLSQGEARALRAELLARAAGFAPETAHEVGEAPARQLLRVPPGVLAVSLVLTGATWGSLAAAIVVPPLLWFGTHNVWTVLATAVPLLGAAGASSVGRFVAEYDWTLGESPDGLRIDHGLLDRTHETVPPGRVQTVRIVEPLLWRRRGWVRVELDVAGSSNSVLVPVAPRDVAESVIAGVLPGVTVPSSLSRPPRRAGWCVPFWWRGYGIAVTDTVFAARHGLLRRSLALVPHAKVQSVRLSQGPWERLRRLADVHVDTGANKTVTARLRGTEEAAELLQGQADRSRTGRREARPDRWMA; translated from the coding sequence GTGACGACGCCGACGCCGGGAACCGGCGAGGCCGTACGCGAGGAGAAGCCGCTGGCCGAGCGGCGGCTGCACCCCGTGACACCGTTCCGGCGCGCCTGGGCGCCCGTGGCCGTACTCGCCGGATGGGCCGTGCACGACCCCAACCAGGCGCAGGAACAGCTGACCGGGCTCACGACGACCGCGCTGGTCGCCGGGCTCGCCGTGTTCGTCCCCGGTGCCGCCCTCTACGGCTTTCTGAGCTGGTGGTTCACGCACTTCGCGGTGACCGACACGGAACTGCGCATCCGTACCGGCCTGTTGTTCCGCCGCACCGCGCACATCCGGCTCGACCGGCTCCAGGCCGTCGACGTCACCCAGCCGCTGCTGGCCCGCGTCGCGGGCGTCGCCAAGCTGAAACTCGACGTCATAGGGACGGACGCGAAGGACGAACTGGCGTACCTGAGTCAGGGCGAGGCCCGTGCGCTGCGCGCCGAACTCCTCGCCCGAGCGGCCGGTTTCGCGCCCGAGACCGCGCACGAGGTCGGCGAGGCTCCGGCGCGGCAACTGCTGCGCGTACCACCCGGCGTCCTCGCCGTCTCCCTGGTGCTCACCGGCGCCACCTGGGGCTCGCTGGCCGCCGCGATCGTCGTGCCCCCACTGCTGTGGTTCGGCACCCACAACGTGTGGACGGTCCTCGCGACCGCGGTGCCGCTGCTCGGCGCGGCGGGCGCGAGCAGTGTGGGGCGATTCGTCGCCGAGTACGACTGGACGCTGGGCGAATCGCCGGACGGGCTCCGCATCGACCACGGGCTCCTCGACCGTACGCACGAGACGGTGCCGCCCGGACGCGTGCAGACCGTACGGATCGTCGAGCCGCTGCTGTGGCGGCGGCGCGGGTGGGTGCGCGTCGAGCTGGACGTGGCCGGATCGTCGAACTCCGTGCTCGTGCCCGTCGCCCCGCGCGACGTCGCCGAGTCGGTGATCGCGGGGGTGCTGCCGGGGGTGACGGTGCCGTCGTCCCTGTCCCGGCCGCCGCGGCGGGCCGGCTGGTGCGTGCCGTTCTGGTGGCGGGGGTACGGGATCGCCGTCACCGACACGGTCTTCGCGGCGCGCCATGGACTGCTGCGCCGCAGCCTCGCGCTCGTACCGCACGCGAAGGTGCAGAGCGTACGGCTCTCACAAGGGCCGTGGGAGCGCCTCAGGCGGCTCGCCGACGTCCACGTGGACACGGGGGCCAACAAGACCGTGACGGCGCGGCTGCGGGGCACTGAGGAGGCGGCGGAGCTGCTTCAGGGGCAGGCGGACCGTTCCCGTACGGGGCGGCGGGAGGCCCGGCCGGACCGGTGGATGGCGTAG